In one Cygnus atratus isolate AKBS03 ecotype Queensland, Australia chromosome 14, CAtr_DNAZoo_HiC_assembly, whole genome shotgun sequence genomic region, the following are encoded:
- the LOC118256143 gene encoding protocadherin beta-15-like yields MERDSSVANIAKDLGVSPSQLASRKARVVSEGNEQYFHLSLNTGVLTVKETLDREAICPQSDICTLFFKIFFENPVQLIRGEVEVRDMNDNSPVFPEKEMVLEILETASPGSRFPLERARDKDVGSNGLQNYSLGSNSHFSLALGTGKGGAKYPELILQRQLDREQQREVNLLLTATDGGTPPKSGTAQVRIVVLDANDNIPVFSREVYEARVAENSPPEQLVVRVTAADPDEGSNGRVRYAFTQTSERYRQLFELNAATGEIRVSGNLDFEEVESHEMVVKATDGGGLSAHCKVHVEVLDVNDNAPEIALTSLTASIPEDAPPRTVVALFSVRDRDSGDNGRTECAIEGDLPFSLTPTFDNYYELRTNAALDRERTAEYNITITAMDWGRSRLSSRESIFVQISDVNDSPPEFTENVYTISVNENNNPMLRIGNVNATDADTGKNSRVSYALVREKGKEQPNVSINSENGDVYILRPLDYEEVHAFEVTVRAADGGSPALSAEALLRVLVRDENDNAPVVLHPPPDGSAAAGELVPRWAQAGYLVAKVVAVDADAGQNAWLSYELAKATEPGLFRVGLHSGEVRTARAVTERDAPRHRLVVLVRDRGQPPRSATATLAIALVDGFSEAHLRVSEEAPAADPDGRLTLYLIICLACVSALFLATAAAAVVVKVRRARQSMAGSLPTFPKSAAESSAGSLPRSYVYDVCFAAGTVNSEFRFLRPLFPCFPAGLPHGPGDQRSSVCSASLGEEVDWAAQGRVPLSEGTGPRPAEENASSDQNPWLTHQ; encoded by the exons ATGGAGAGGGACTCCTCTGTCGCCAATATCGCAAAAGACTTGGGCGTTTCTCCGAGCCAGCTCGCGTCTCGCAAGGCCCGCGTTGTGTCTGAGGGGAACGAGCAGTATTTCCACCTCAGTCTAAATACCGGAGTCCTGACGGTAAAGGAGACGCTGGACCGAGAGGCGATCTGTCCGCAGAGCGATATCTGCACACTCTTCTTTAAGATATTCTTTGAAAATCCGGTGCAGCTGATCCGAGGGGAGGTGGAGGTTCGTGACATGAACGACAACTCCCCCGTGTTCCCGGAGAAGGAAATGGTTTTAGAGATTCTGGAAACGGCATCCCCTGGGTCTCGTTTCCCCCTAGAAAGAGCACGCGATAAGGACGTGGGGAGCAACGGCTTGCAGAACTACAGCCTCGGATCcaattcacatttttccctGGCTCTCGGAACAGGGAAAGGTGGAGCAAAATACCCCGAACTCATCCTACAGAGGCAACTGGACCGCGAACAGCAGAGGGAGGTGAATTTACTACTGACCGCCACCGACGGGGGCACGCCGCCCAAGTCGGGCACGGCTCAGGTCCGGATCGTAGTGCTGGATGCCAACGACAACATCCCGGTCTTCTCCCGGGAAGTCTACGAGGCCCGCGTGGCCGAAAACAGCCCCCCAGAGCAGCTGGTGGTCAGGGTCACGGCCGCGGATCCCGACGAAGGGTCCAACGGCAGAGTGCGGTATGCCTTCACACAGACATCGGAGCGGTACCGCCAGCTCTTCGAGCTGAACGCTGCCACCGGAGAGATCCGGGTCTCGGGCAACCTGGACTTTGAGGAAGTAGAAAGCCACGAGATGGTGGTCAAAGCCACCGACGGCGGGGGGTTGTCTGCGCATTGCAAAGTGCATGTGGAGGTGCTGGACGTGAACGACAACGCCCCGGAGATAGCGCTCACCTCCCTCACTGCCTCCATCCCCGAGGACGCCCCGCCCCGGACCGTGGTGGCCCTGTTCAGTGTGCGGGACCGGGACTCGGGGGACAACGGCAGAACGGAGTGCGCGATCGAGGGCGATTTGCCCTTCAGTCTCACCCCCACTTTCGACAATTACTACGAGCTGCGCACAAACGCGGCCCTGGACAGGGAAAGGACGGCGGAGTACAACATCACCATCACCGCCATGGACTGGGGCAGATCTCGGCTGAGTTCTCGGGAAAGCATCTTCGTGCAGATATCCGATGTGAACGACAGTCCCCCGGAGTTCACAGAGAATGTTTACACCATATCAGTGAACGAGAACAACAACCCCATGCTCCGGATCGGCAACGTAAATGCCACGGACGCCGACACGGGTAAAAACTCCCGTGTGAGCTACGCGCTGGTGCGAGAGAAGGGCAAGGAGCAGCCCAATGTGTCGATCAACTCTGAAAACGGGGACGTTTACATCCTCCGCCCGCTAGACTACGAAGAGGTGCATGCCTTCGAGGTGACCGTGCGCGCCGCTGACGGGGGCTCGCCGGCGCTCAGCGCCGAGGCGCTGCTGCGGGTGCTGGTGCGGGACGAGAACGACAACGCGCCCGTCGTGCTGCACCCGCCTCCCGAcggcagcgcggcggcgggcgAGCTGGTGCCGCGCTGGGCGCAGGCGGGTTACCTGGTGGCCAAGGTGGTGGCAGTGGACGCGGACGCGGGGCAGAACGCGTGGCTGTCCTACGAGCTGGCCAAGGCGACGGAGCCGGGGCTCTTCCGCGTGGGGCTGCACAGCGGCGAGGTGCGCACGGCGCGGGCCGTGACCGAGCGCGACGCGCCCAGGCACAGGCTCGTCGTGCTGGTGCGAGACCGCGGGCAGCCGCCGCGCTCCGCCACCGCCACCCTCGCCATCGCCCTGGTGGACGGCTTCTCCGAAGCCCACTTGCGGGTGAGCGAAGAGGCGCCGGCCGCCGATCCCGACGGGCGGCTCACTCTGTACCTCATTATCTGCTTGGCCTGCGTGTCCGCGCTGTTCCTGGCCACCGCGGCGGCCGCCGTGGTTGTGAAGGTGCGGCGGGCCAGGCAGAGCATGGCGGGGTCCTTGCCCACTTTCCCGAAATCTGCCGCTGAGAGCAGCGCTGGATCCTTGCCCCGTAGCTACGTGTACGACGTCTGCTTCGCCGCCGGGACCGTCAACAGCGAGTTCCGCTTCCTTAGGCccctcttcccctgcttcccagctgggctgccccaCGGCCCGGGCGACCAGCGGAGCTCGGTGTGCTCGGCCAGCCTCGGGGAAGAAGTCGACTGGGCTGCACAG ggTCGAGTTCCCCTCTCCGAAGGCACGGGTCCCAGGCCAGCAGAGGAAAATGCCAGTTCTGATCAAAATCCTTGGCTCACCCATCAGTAA
- the LOC118256188 gene encoding protocadherin beta-16-like, whose translation MELRKREEPLPGRALFVILLLCVSAGRAETARYSVPEEAARGSLVANIAKDLGLTAEELSTRQVRLVPEGEKQYFQLDRHTGDLVVREQMDREELCGQSEPCLVRFDVLLEGPLQSFRAEVSLTDINDHAPVFLNKEIILKISETTKPKARFLLESAQDPDVGNNSVQHYSISSNGYFHVYTRQRSDGRRHAELMLDRELDREKQAEVAFSITAVDGGSPPRSGTAVIRVVVLDANDNIPVFTQSLYKVRVLENSSEDTLVAVVSAKDLDSGMNGEIAYSIVQNSEDNRETFKINPETGQIRLKKTLDYEETKTYEIDVQATDGGGLSANCKVEVEVQDVNDNAPEVTITSPTSSLSEAAPPNTVVALFSVRDRDSGDNGRTSCELLGEQPFSILPLVGEAYALVTLEALDREEVSGYNVTVRASDAGTPALSTSETLLVRLSDVNDNAPTFSQAVYSMVLRENKPAGTILGRLNATDADTGENARVSYMLVPTPLGVSAARSFLSVEAESGIVRALRPVDYEEVHAFEVTVRAADGGSPALSAEALLRVLVRDENDNAPVVLHPPPDGSAAAGELVPRWAQAGYLVAKVVAVDADAGQNAWLSYELAKATEPGLFRVGLHSGEVRTARAVTERDAPRHRLVVLVRDRGQPPRSATATLAIALVDGFSEAFLQLSQAPAGIPQQEEGDHDLLTTCLIASLCCVSSLFLVFVAAFSGTTLCKGRLCPALPNSSARSSADSDLTADARDVAGRGDLWPGYHYEMYLTSGSGQSDFKFLRPVLPSPQSPPGCAEAGKGDMLECSPQRAGQKGAEQGTAAPPSL comes from the coding sequence ATGGAGCTGAGAAAGAGGGAGGAACCGCTCCCAGGGCGAGCGTTATTTGTGATACTGCTCCTCTGCGTGTCGGCGGGGAGAGCAGAAACCGCCCGGTACTCTGTGCCCGAAGAGGCGGCAAGAGGCTCCCTTGTGGCAAATATCGCTAAGGATTTGGGACTGACCGCTGAGGAATTGTCGACTCGACAGGTCCGACTCGttcctgaaggagaaaaacagtattttcaactGGATCGGCACACCGGGGATTTGGTTGTGCGAGAACAGATGGATCGGGAGGAGCTGTGCGGGCAGAGCGAGCCATGCCTGGTACGTTTCGATGTGTTGTTGGAGGGTCCACTGCAGTCCTTCCGCGCCGAGGTAAGCCTCACAGACATTAATGATCATGCTCCCGTGTTCTTAAATAAAGAGATAATTTTAAAGATCTCGGAAACTACAAAGCCGAAAGCTCGTTTTTTACTGGAAAGTGCTCAGGATCCAGATGTGGGCAACAACAGTGTTCAGCATTACAGCATCAGCTCGAACGGTTATTTCCATGTCTACACCCGGCAGCGTAGTGACGGCAGGAGGCACGCCGAGCTTATGTTGGACAGAGAGCTAGACCGGGAAAAGCAGGCAGAAGTGGCTTTCAGCATCACGGCTGTGGATGGTGGGTCTCCACCGCGCTCTGGTACAGCCGTAATCCGCGTGGTAGTCCTGGATGCAAATGACAACATTCCAGTATTTACGCAGAGCCTGTATAAGGTCCGAGTATTAGAAAATAGCTCCGAGGATACCTTGGTGGCAGTGGTGTCTGCTAAAGATTTAGATTCAGGAATGAACGGGGAAATAGCCTACTCCATAGTTCAAAATTCAGAGGATAATCGAGagacctttaaaataaatccagagaCAGGGCAGATTAGACTCAAAAAAACACTGGATTATGAAGAAACAAAGACTTACGAGATAGACGTGCAGGCCACGGATGGAGGAGGCCTGTCTGCGAACTGCaaggtggaggtggaggtgcAGGACGTGAACGACAACGCCCCCGAAGTAACAATCACCTcccccaccagcagcctctCCGAAGCGGCCCCGCCGAACACGGTGGTGGCCCTCTTCAGCGTGCGGGACCGGGACTCAGGGGACAACGGCAGGACGAGTTGCGAGCTGCTGGGCGAGCAGCCCTTCAGCATTTTGCCGCTGGTGGGTGAAGCGTACGCGCTAGTGACATTGGAGGCGTTGGACCGGGAGGAGGTGTCGGGGTACAACGTGACGGTGCGGGCCAGTGACGCGGGTACTCCTGCGCTCTCAACATCGGAGACGCTGTTGGTGCGGCTCTCGGATGTGAACGATAATGCGCCTACCTTCTCCCAGGCCGTTTACAGCATGGTGCTACGCGAAAACAAGCCCGCTGGGACGATCCTGGGCCGCCTTAATGCCACGGACGCCGACACAGGTGAAAACGCCCGTGTGAGCTACATGTTGGTGCCGACTCCACTGGGGGTCTCCGCTGCGCGGTCCTTCTTGTCGGTGGAGGCCGAGAGCGGCATAGTGCGGGCTCTGCGTCCAGTGGACTACGAAGAGGTGCACGCCTTCGAGGTGACCGTGCGCGCCGCTGACGGGGGCTCGCCGGCGCTCAGCGCCGAGGCGCTGCTGCGGGTGCTGGTGCGGGACGAGAACGACAACGCGCCCGTCGTGCTGCACCCGCCTCCCGAcggcagcgcggcggcgggcgAGCTGGTGCCGCGCTGGGCGCAGGCGGGTTACCTGGTGGCCAAGGTGGTAGCAGTGGACGCGGACGCGGGGCAGAACGCGTGGCTGTCCTACGAGCTGGCCAAGGCGACGGAGCCGGGGCTCTTCCGCGTGGGGCTGCACAGCGGCGAGGTGCGCACGGCGCGGGCCGTGACCGAGCGCGACGCGCCCAGGCACAGGCTCGTCGTGCTGGTGCGAGACCGCGGGCAGCCGCCGCGCTCCGCCACCGCCACCCTCGCCATCGCCCTGGTGGACGGCTTCTCTGAAGCCTTCCTGCAGCTTTCGCAGGCTCCCGCGGGAATCCCGCAGCAGGAGGAGGGCGACCACGACCTTCTCACCACCTGCCTCATCGCCTCCCTCTGCTGCGTCTCCTCACTCTTCCTTGTATTCGTCGCCGCCTTTTCGGGGACCACGCTGTGCAAGGGTCGCCTCTGCCCGGCGCTCCCGAACTCCTCGGCCCGCAGCTCTGCTGACAGCGACTTGACCGCCGATGCCAGGGACGTGGCCGGCAGGGGAGACCTGTGGCCGGGTTACCACTACGAGATGTATTTGACCAGCGGCTCGGGGCAGAGCGACTTCAAGTTCCTGAGGCCCGTCCTGCCGAGTCCGCAGAGTCCACCAGGCTGCGCGGAGGCTGGCAAGGGCGATATGCTTGAGTGCAGCCCGCAGCGCGCTGGCCAGAAGGGAGCCGAGCAGGGGACAGCAGCCCCTCCGTCGCTCTAA
- the LOC118256149 gene encoding protocadherin beta-15-like: MTAKQDALSWKGDLERTPERDSCHKKAAAVGRVLVAMLFASKLCEHAGVWQRLRDGGQERVPFRSSPAAGRRVVLLAKAAASGCGRGGGRAQYNAAQRSREAATNGPPRRPPQHPLAVPDGRAAGRQPASARGREGGREGGRPPLPAALLPGAASRGGLRHTEGVRRPAMASARQVLCVCALLCVPRVRCEPIRYSVAEEGESGSVVANVAEDAGLTPAQLSARRARIASPAGRQHFRLERATGRLVLAERLDREEMCGRSLTCTLAFELLLENPLQFFRVEVAVEDVNDHSPVFPEERVTFQIPERGDPGSRFPVEAAQDLDVGSNSIQAYSIAPENEYFSVSFGTHSDDDKYVDLVLDQTLDREEQPELLFSLIATDGGSPPRSGSTQIHIIVLDVNDNAPTFTQKLYIGRVLENAPMGSVVLSVVATDPDVGLNGDISYRFSNVLGDIQSTFTIDTKSGEIRVAKSLDFEGTQKYELSVRATDGGGLSALCKVLVEVVDMNDNSPELVVSSFSSPVPENAEPGTVVALFAVRDQDSGVNGEITCALEDQLSFSLRPAYKNYYELLTVSTLDREETAQYLVVITAADAGSPPLTTTQTFTVDISDVNDNAPVFNQTSYTMYVRENNVPAVLVGAVSAVDSDAGPNAKVIYSLRPVHPAERDSCSCISVNSENGHVFVLRPLDYEQVRQLEVLVSATDAGSPPLSTNVTVRLLVVDENDNAPLVLHPAQDSSPPSSELVPASSEVGDLVTKVVAIDADSGQNSWLSFHLLRATDPGLFAVGTQNGEVRLRRLVTERDAMKQKLEVLVRDNGRPSLSATAALSILLLNGLSQEHLPQQEVAVQDEDSSLTIFLIISLVFVSLLFLTSVAAFVACKVCKRKELKGGHVLYGTGNLQSSLADGAAAGTLPHTYCYEINLTTGSGNSEFKFLKPILPSLPPQHSGTGRGVDGAEDFPPVPNSMGDAALDISGPPSVGHFNGLPFN, from the coding sequence ATGACCGCCAAGCAGGACGCGCTTTCCTGGAAAGGTGACCTGGAAAGAACACCCGAGCGCGATTCCTGCCACaaaaaggctgctgctgttgggagAGTCCTTGTAGCGATGCTATTTGCAAGCAAGCTCTGTGAGCACGCCGGCGTTTGGCAAAGGCTGAGAGACGGCGGCCAGGAGCGCGTCCCGTTCCGGAGCAGTCCCGCCGCGGGCCGCAGGGTGGTGCTCCTGGCCAAGGCGGCGGCGAGCGGCTgcgggcggggaggcggccgAGCCCAGTACAACGCAGCGCAGCGCAGCCGGGAGGCGGCGACGAACGGTCCTCCGCGCCGTCCTCCGCAGCATCCGCTGGCCGTCCCGGACGGCCGCGCTGCGGGCCGCCAGCCGGCCTCGGcgagagggagagagggaggccGCGAGGGAGGGCGCCCGCCGCTTCCCGCCGCGCTGCTGCCGGGCGCCGCTTCCCGCGGAGGACTGCGGCACACGGAGGGTGTCCGCCGCCCCGCCATGGCGTCTGCAAGGCaagtgctttgtgtgtgtgctttgctGTGCGTGCCGCGCGTTCGCTGCGAGCCCATCCGCTACTCCGTAGCCGAGGAGGGGGAGAGCGGCTCCGTGGTGGCCAACGTGGCGGAGGACGCGGGGCTGACCCCGGCGCAGCTCTCGGCTCGCCGGGCACGCATTGCCTCACCGGCCGGCCGGCAGCACTTTCGCTTAGAGCGCGCCACCGGCCGCCTCGTCCTGGCGGAGCGGCTCGATCGCGAGGAGATGTGCGGCCGCTCGCTTACCTGCACGCTCGCCTTCGAGCTCCTGCTCGAAAACCCGCTGCAGTTCTTTCGGGTCGAGGTGGCCGTGGAGGACGTCAACGACCACTCGCCGGTCTTTCCCGAGGAACGAGTCACTTTTCAGATCCCGGAAAGGGGCGACCCTGGCTCGCGATTCCCCGTGGAGGCGGCTCAGGACTTGGACGTTGGCAGCAACAGCATCCAGGCTTACAGCATCGCTCCCGAGAATGAgtacttcagtgtttctttcGGGACTCACAGTGACGATGACAAGTATGTCGACTTAGTCTTAGATCAAACACTAGACAGAGAGGAGCAGCCAGAGTTGCTTTTCAGTCTCATTGCTACAGACGGTGGCTCTCCACCTAGGAGCGGGAGCACCCAAATTCATATCATAGTTCTAGATGTAAATGATAATGCTCCTACCTTCACACAGAAGCTTTACATTGGTCGGGTTTTGGAAAATGCCCCAATGGGCTCTGTGGTTCTCAGTGTCGTGGCTACTGATCCAGATGTGGGACTGAATGGTGACATCTCCTATAGGTTCAGCAATGTTCTTGGGGACATCCAGTCCACATTCACAATTGACACCAAGAGTGGTGAAATTCGAGTCGCAAAGTCCCTGGACTTCGAGGGCACACAGAAATATGAGCTCAGTGTGCGGGCAACTGATGGTGGGGGCCTCTCGGCACTCTGCAAGGTGTTGGTGGAGGTGGTGGATATGAATGACAATTCACCGGAGCTGGTGGTCAGTTCCTTCAGCAGCCCCGTCCCTGAGAATGCAGAGCCTGGGACAGTGGTCGCCCTCTTTGCTGTGAGAGACCAGGATTCTGGTGTGAATGGGGAGATCACCTGTGCCCTTGAAGACCAGCTCTCCTTCTCCCTAAGGCCAGCCTATAAGAATTACTATGAGCTATTGACCGTGAGCACATTGGACCGTGAGGAGACAGCTCAGTACCTTGTAGTCATCACAGCGGCAGACGCAGGGTCTCCTCCCCTCACCACTACCCAGACATTCACAGTGGACATCTCCGATGTCAATGACAATGCACCTGTTTTCAACCAGACATCATACACCATGTATGTGCGAGAGAACAATGTCCCTGCAGTGCTTGTTGGGGCTGTCAGTGCAGTGGACTCAGATGCAGGACCCAATGCCAAGGTGATCTATTCCCTGAGGCCTGTGCACCCTGCAGAGCGGGACTCCTGCTCCTGCATCTCCGTGAACTCAGAGAACGGACATGTGTTTGTGCTGCGTCCACTGGACTATGAGCAGGTGAGGCAGCTTGAGGTGCTGGTGAGTGCCACCGATGCGGGGTCCCCTCCCCTCAGCACCAATGTCACTGTCCGCCTCCTCGTTGTGGACGAGAACGACAATGCCCCACTGGTGTTGCACCCTGCACAGGACAGCAGCCCGCCATCCAGTGAGCTGGTGCCAGCCTCGTCTGAGGTGGGGGACCTGGTCACCAAAGTGGTGGCTATTGATGCCGACTCTGGTCAGAACTCATGGCTTTCCTTCCACCTTCTAAGGGCTACAGATCCTGGGCTGTTTGCAGTGGGTACCCAAAATGGGGAGGTACGGCTGAGAAGGCTAGTGACAGAGAGGGATGCCATGAAGCAGAAGCTCGAGGTGCTGGTGCGTGACAATGGGAGGCCATCACTGTCAGccactgcagcactgagcatACTCCTCCTCAACGGCCTCTCACAGGAACACCTGCcacagcaggaggtggctgtgcaAGATGAAGACAGCTCCCTGACAatctttttaatcatttcactGGTCTTtgtctccctcctcttcctcacatCTGTCGCAGCCTTTGTTGCTTGCAAGGTGTGCAAGAGAAAGGAGCTGAAAGGAGGGCACGTGCTGTATGGCACAGGCAACTTGCAGAGCAGTCTGGCtgatggggctgctgctgggacccTGCCCCACACCTATTGCTACGAGATCAACCTGACCACGGGCTCAGGCAACAGCGAGTTCAAGTTCCTGAAGCCCAtcctccccagcctgccacCACAGCACTCTGGCACAGGCAGGGGTGTTGATGGTGCAGAGGATTTCCCACCAGTCCCTAACTCCATGGGGGATGCAGCCCTGGACATCTCTGGTCCACCATCTGTTGGACACTTTAATGGGCTTCCCTTTAACTAG
- the LOC118256220 gene encoding LOW QUALITY PROTEIN: protocadherin beta-4-like (The sequence of the model RefSeq protein was modified relative to this genomic sequence to represent the inferred CDS: inserted 2 bases in 1 codon) has product MASARQVLCVCALLCVPRVRCEPIRYSVAEEGESGSVVANVAEDAGLTPAQLSARRARIASPAGRQHFRLERAAGRLVLAERLDREEMCGRSLTCTLAFELLLENPLQFFRVEVAVEDVNDHSPVFPEERVTFQILETSDPGSRFPVEAAQDLDVGSNSIQAYSVAPENEYFSVSFGTHSDDDKYVDLVLDQTLDREEQPEFLFSLIATDGGSPPRSGSTQIHIIVLDVNDNAPTFTQKLYIGRVLENAPMGSVVLSVVATDPDVGLNGDISYRFSNVLGDIQSTFTIDTKSGEIRVAKSLDFEGTQKYELSVRATDGGGLSALCKVLVEVVDMNDNSPELVVSSFSSPVPENAEPGTVVALFAVRDQDSGVNGEITCALEDQLSFSLRPAYKNYYELVTVSTLDREETAQYLVVITAADAGSPPLTTTQTFTVDISDVNDNAPVFNQTSYTMYVRENNVPAVLVGAVSAVDSDAGPNAKVIYSLRPVPPAERDPXASCISVNSENGHVFVLRPLDYEQVRQLEVLVSATDAGSPPLSTNVTVRLLVVDENDNAPLVLHPAQDSSPPSSELVPASSEVGDLVTKVVAVDADSGQNSWLSFHLLRATDPGLFAVGTQNGEVRLRRPVTERDAVKQKLEVLVRDNGRPSLSATAALSILLLNGLSQEHLPQQEVAVQDEDSSLTIFLIISLVFVSLLFLTSVAAFVACKVCKRKELKGGHMLYGTGNLQSSLADGAAAGTLPHTYCYEINLTTGSGNSEFKFLKPILPNLPPQHSGTGRGVDGAEDFPPVPNSMGDAALDISGPPSVGHFNGLPFN; this is encoded by the exons ATGGCGTCTGCAAGGCaagtgctttgtgtgtgtgctttgctGTGCGTGCCGCGCGTTCGCTGCGAGCCCATCCGCTACTCCGTAGCCGAGGAGGGGGAGAGCGGCTCCGTGGTGGCCAACGTGGCGGAGGACGCGGGGCTGACCCCGGCGCAGCTCTCGGCTCGCCGGGCACGCATTGCCTCACCGGCCGGCCGGCAGCACTTTCGCTTAGAGCGCGCCGCCGGCCGCCTCGTCCTGGCGGAGCGGCTCGATCGCGAGGAGATGTGCGGCCGCTCGCTTACCTGCACGCTCGCCTTCGAGCTCCTGCTCGAAAACCCGCTGCAGTTCTTTCGGGTCGAGGTGGCCGTGGAGGACGTCAATGACCACTCGCCGGTTTTTCCCGAGGAACGAGTCACTTTTCAGATCCTGGAAACCAGCGACCCTGGCTCACGTTTCCCCGTGGAGGCAGCTCAGGACCTGGACGTTGGCAGCAACAGCATCCAGGCTTACAGCGTCGCTCCCGAGAATGAgtacttcagtgtttctttcGGGACTCACAGTGACGATGACAAGTATGTCGACTTAGTCTTAGATCAAACACTAGACAGAGAGGAGCAGCCGGAGTTCCTTTTCAGTCTCATTGCTACAGACGGTGGCTCTCCACCTAGGAGCGGGAGCACCCAAATTCATATCATAGTTCTAGATGTAAATGATAATGCTCCTACCTTCACACAGAAGCTTTACATTGGTCGGGTTTTGGAAAATGCCCCAATGGGCTCTGTGGTTCTCAGTGTCGTGGCTACTGATCCAGATGTGGGACTGAATGGTGACATCTCCTATAGGTTCAGCAATGTTCTTGGGGACATCCAGTCCACATTCACAATTGACACCAAGAGTGGTGAAATTCGAGTCGCAAAGTCCCTGGACTTCGAGGGCACACAGAAATATGAGCTCAGTGTGCGGGCAACTGATGGTGGGGGCCTCTCGGCACTCTGCAAGGTGTTGGTGGAGGTGGTGGATATGAATGACAATTCACCGGAGCTGGTGGTCAGTTCCTTCAGCAGCCCCGTCCCTGAGAATGCAGAGCCTGGGACAGTGGTCGCCCTCTTTGCTGTGAGAGACCAGGATTCTGGTGTGAATGGGGAGATCACCTGTGCCCTTGAAGACCAGCTCTCCTTCTCCCTAAGGCCAGCCTATAAGAATTACTATGAGCTAGTGACCGTGAGCACATTGGACCGTGAGGAGACAGCTCAGTACCTTGTAGTCATCACAGCGGCAGACGCAGGGTCTCCTCCCCTCACCACTACCCAGACATTCACAGTGGACATCTCCGATGTCAATGACAATGCACCTGTTTTCAACCAGACATCATACACCATGTATGTGCGAGAGAACAATGTCCCTGCAGTGCTTGTTGGGGCTGTCAGTGCAGTGGACTCAGATGCAGGACCCAATGCCAAGGTGATCTATTCCCTGAGGCCTGTACCTCCTGCAGAGCGGGACCC TGCCTCCTGCATCTCCGTGAACTCAGAGAACGGACATGTGTTTGTGCTGCGTCCACTGGACTATGAGCAGGTGAGGCAGCTTGAGGTGCTGGTGAGTGCCACCGATGCGGGGTCCCCTCCCCTCAGCACCAACGTCACTGTCCGCCTCCTCGTGGTGGACGAGAACGACAATGCCCCACTGGTGTTGCACCCTGCGCAGGACAGCAGCCCGCCATCCAGTGAGCTTGTGCCAGCCTCGTCTGAGGTGGGGGACCTGGTCACCAAAGTGGTGGCCGTTGATGCCGACTCTGGTCAGAACTCGTGGCTTTCCTTCCACCTTCTAAGGGCCACAGATCCTGGGCTGTTTGCAGTGGGTACCCAAAATGGGGAGGTACGGCTGAGGAGGCCAGTGACAGAGAGGGATGCCGTGAAGCAGAAGCTTGAGGTGCTGGTGCGTGACAATGGGAGGCCATCACTGTCAGccactgcagcactgagcatACTCCTCCTCAACGGCCTCTCACAGGAACACCTGCcacagcaggaggtggctgtgcaAGATGAAGACAGCTCCCTGACtatctttttaatcatttcactGGTCTTtgtctccctcctcttcctcacatCTGTCGCAGCCTTTGTTGCTTGCAAGGTGTGCAAGAGAAAGGAGCTGAAAGGAGGGCACATGCTGTATGGCACAGGCAACTTGCAGAGCAGTCTGGCtgatggggctgctgctgggacccTGCCCCACACCTATTGCTACGAGATCAACCTGACCACGGGCTCAGGCAACAGCGAGTTCAAGTTCCTGAAGCCCATCCTCCCCAACCTGCCACCACAGCACTCTGGCACAGGCAGGGGTGTTGATGGTGCAGAGGATTTCCCACCAGTCCCTAACTCCATGGGGGATGCAGCCCTGGACATCTCTGGTCCACCATCTGTTGGACACTTTAATGGGCTTCCCTTTAACTAG